The Pseudomonas triclosanedens genome has a window encoding:
- a CDS encoding DUF3237 domain-containing protein — protein sequence MKLEPLMSMNVKASVPVDIGRVPQGQRLISAAGGGTFQGRRLSGDVLPGGGDWILVDNDGGWHLEVRLVLRTQDGARILMQHNGLLVANPKIITSVSRGESTEFGDTYFMIQPRFEVGDERYRWLNHLLAVGEGRLGPGWVEYNLYSLANG from the coding sequence ATGAAACTCGAGCCTCTGATGAGCATGAACGTGAAGGCGAGCGTGCCGGTGGATATCGGCCGGGTGCCGCAGGGGCAGCGGCTGATATCGGCTGCCGGTGGCGGCACCTTCCAGGGCCGGCGCCTGAGCGGGGATGTGTTGCCGGGCGGCGGTGACTGGATCCTGGTGGACAACGACGGCGGCTGGCACCTGGAAGTGCGCCTGGTGTTGCGCACCCAGGACGGCGCGCGGATTCTCATGCAGCACAACGGCCTGCTGGTGGCCAATCCGAAGATCATCACCTCGGTCTCCCGTGGCGAGAGCACCGAGTTCGGCGACACCTATTTCATGATCCAGCCGCGCTTCGAGGTAGGCGATGAACGCTACCGCTGGCTGAACCATCTGCTGGCAGTGGGGGAAGGGCGCCTGGGGCCTGGCTGGGTCGAGTACAACCTGTACTCGCTGGCCAACGGCTGA
- a CDS encoding TorF family putative porin gives MNRPQWLIGALLACAPLTPALAVELNQDFALQIDATVASDYRTRGISQTQGDPAAQLGLTLQHASGLYLGAWTSNVDFGYDFKTRQEIDYYGGWYWQANDEVSLDLGYIKYTYPKESQFNQSDVYAILHAYGFEVAAYYGDDYPTYFGDRQANLYTYVAYDAELPAEFKLRMRYGRNDAKDPLYLSASGDTRDTYHEWEVKLSHELAGLDWAVSYIDTDLSQAECLNTFGFEDACTATVAASVSKTF, from the coding sequence ATGAACCGCCCGCAATGGCTTATCGGCGCGCTGCTCGCGTGCGCACCGCTCACTCCGGCCCTGGCCGTTGAACTCAACCAGGACTTCGCCCTGCAGATCGACGCCACCGTCGCCAGCGACTACCGCACCCGCGGTATCTCGCAGACCCAGGGCGACCCCGCCGCGCAACTCGGCCTGACCCTGCAGCACGCCAGCGGCCTGTATCTGGGCGCCTGGACCTCCAATGTCGACTTCGGCTACGACTTCAAGACGCGCCAGGAAATCGACTACTACGGCGGCTGGTACTGGCAGGCGAATGACGAGGTAAGCCTGGACCTGGGCTACATCAAGTACACCTATCCGAAGGAAAGCCAGTTCAACCAGAGCGACGTGTACGCCATTCTCCATGCCTATGGTTTCGAGGTGGCGGCCTACTACGGCGACGACTACCCCACCTACTTCGGCGACCGCCAGGCCAACCTCTACACCTACGTCGCCTATGACGCGGAACTGCCAGCCGAATTCAAGTTGCGCATGCGCTACGGCCGCAACGATGCCAAGGACCCGCTGTACCTGTCGGCCAGCGGCGATACCCGCGACACCTACCATGAATGGGAAGTCAAACTGAGCCATGAACTGGCAGGACTGGACTGGGCGGTGAGCTACATCGACACCGATCTGTCCCAGGCCGAATGCCTGAACACCTTCGGCTTCGAGGACGCCTGCACGGCCACTGTGGCAGCCAGCGTCTCGAAGACCTTCTGA
- a CDS encoding amidohydrolase, translating into MHTLLKGALAVAIALSTLEAQAQNADLILLNGKVFTAEPGQALQQAVAVADGKVLRVGSNDEIRALGDAASKVVDLGGKVVMPGFIDSHSHSIFGGLELISASMQDEQLELDAFVQRLGQDRDSGKARVGDIVVMNGMNSTYWSQADGLAKRLNRGEWANLPVVLIGSDHHTAWANAAMLKRAGLDAKRVRGLSELEQRNVAHDKDFNPTGFVVDSGFDLVAAAMPAADAKTMDRAGVAAVKYNNSLGITAWMDPAANGSPGDALFNIKPTEKTVGVLPVYRDLAREGQLTAHVAALLVANPKSRPADLDTLDKVRQQFQGIPNLTLPGIKVFADGVIEYPAQSAALLENYKNSHKPGELLIDPKHFGELVSAADARGWLVHIHAIGDRAVRESLNGIAQARKDRQSGIAHSITHLQLVNPQDFPRFRQLGVIASMQLDWATAEAYTVELVKPYIADDAYRYMYPAKSLLNNGAEIAGASDWPVSTPDPLKAVYQAVTRQGQEGVLIPEERVDRQTMFYAYTRNAAQAIGLGQKIGSLAPGKQADLVVLDRDVFTVPDQELAEARVLRTLFEGREVYRADDVPAL; encoded by the coding sequence ATGCATACGTTGCTCAAAGGCGCGCTGGCGGTTGCCATTGCACTAAGCACTTTGGAAGCACAGGCACAGAACGCAGACCTGATCCTGCTCAACGGCAAGGTCTTCACCGCCGAACCCGGCCAAGCGCTGCAACAGGCTGTCGCGGTAGCGGACGGCAAGGTCCTGCGGGTCGGCTCCAACGATGAGATCCGCGCCCTGGGCGATGCCGCCAGCAAGGTCGTCGACCTGGGCGGCAAGGTGGTGATGCCGGGCTTCATCGACAGCCACTCGCACTCCATCTTCGGCGGCCTGGAACTGATCTCCGCCAGCATGCAGGACGAACAGCTCGAACTGGATGCCTTCGTCCAGCGCCTCGGGCAGGACCGCGACAGCGGCAAGGCGCGGGTTGGCGACATCGTCGTGATGAACGGCATGAACTCCACCTACTGGTCCCAGGCCGACGGCCTGGCCAAGCGCCTGAACCGGGGCGAATGGGCCAACCTGCCGGTAGTGCTGATCGGCAGCGACCACCACACCGCCTGGGCCAACGCCGCCATGCTCAAGCGCGCCGGCCTCGACGCCAAGCGGGTACGCGGCCTGAGTGAACTGGAGCAGCGGAACGTCGCCCACGACAAGGACTTCAACCCCACCGGTTTCGTGGTCGACTCGGGCTTCGACCTGGTCGCCGCCGCAATGCCGGCCGCCGACGCGAAGACGATGGACCGCGCGGGCGTCGCCGCCGTGAAATACAACAACAGCCTGGGTATCACCGCCTGGATGGACCCGGCAGCCAACGGCAGCCCGGGCGATGCGCTGTTCAACATCAAGCCCACCGAGAAGACCGTCGGCGTACTGCCGGTGTACCGCGACCTGGCGCGCGAAGGCCAGCTCACCGCGCACGTCGCGGCGCTGCTGGTGGCCAATCCGAAGAGCCGCCCGGCCGACCTCGACACGCTGGACAAGGTGCGCCAGCAGTTCCAGGGCATTCCCAACCTGACCCTGCCAGGCATCAAGGTCTTCGCCGACGGCGTGATCGAGTACCCGGCCCAGTCGGCCGCGCTGCTGGAGAACTACAAGAACAGCCACAAGCCCGGCGAACTGCTGATCGATCCGAAGCATTTCGGCGAACTGGTCAGCGCTGCCGACGCCCGTGGCTGGCTGGTGCACATCCACGCTATCGGCGATCGTGCGGTGCGCGAATCGCTCAACGGCATCGCCCAGGCGCGCAAGGACCGGCAGAGCGGCATCGCCCACTCGATCACCCACCTGCAACTGGTGAACCCGCAGGACTTCCCGCGCTTCAGGCAACTGGGCGTGATCGCCTCGATGCAGCTCGACTGGGCCACCGCCGAGGCCTACACCGTGGAGCTGGTGAAGCCTTACATCGCCGACGATGCCTACCGCTACATGTACCCGGCGAAGTCGCTGCTGAACAACGGCGCGGAAATCGCCGGCGCCAGCGACTGGCCGGTGTCCACCCCGGACCCATTGAAGGCGGTGTACCAGGCGGTCACCCGCCAGGGTCAGGAAGGCGTGCTCATTCCCGAAGAGCGGGTCGACCGCCAGACCATGTTCTACGCCTACACCCGCAACGCCGCGCAGGCCATCGGCCTGGGCCAGAAAATCGGCAGCCTCGCCCCCGGCAAGCAGGCCGACCTGGTCGTGCTCGACCGCGACGTATTCACCGTGCCCGACCAGGAACTGGCCGAGGCCCGCGTGCTGCGCACCCTGTTCGAAGGTCGCGAAGTCTACCGCGCCGACGACGTACCGGCTCTCTGA
- a CDS encoding LysR family transcriptional regulator, whose amino-acid sequence MDKFSSLEMFVASAETGSFSRAAERLGKTPSAVTKAIGLLEIELGARLFERTTRSMSLTEAGQLYLDGAREVLARMRETTEEIAQLHHSLRGVLRITGPLIVGPVFLDQACAEFLEQNPDVRLQVDLSDSYLDLLDGRYDLALRMGNSNLPGLIAQPLAQSRIALCASPAYLARRGVPQHPREVAEHDCLVYRHPALDDRWWFEVDGERYSTPRSGRLSSDNQAVLLTACLAGHGLLPCPRWSVLEHLRSGRLVTVLDDFFFEPDTFGAQILAVYPSNRRATRRIHSFIEHLRAFLLRGGIF is encoded by the coding sequence ATGGACAAGTTCAGCAGCCTGGAGATGTTCGTCGCCAGTGCCGAAACCGGCAGCTTCAGCCGCGCCGCAGAGCGGCTGGGCAAGACTCCTTCGGCCGTCACCAAGGCCATCGGGCTGCTGGAGATCGAGCTGGGTGCGCGGTTGTTCGAGCGCACCACGCGCAGCATGTCGCTGACCGAGGCTGGCCAGCTCTACCTGGATGGTGCCCGCGAAGTGCTGGCGCGGATGCGCGAGACCACCGAAGAAATTGCCCAGTTGCATCACAGCCTGCGGGGCGTGCTGCGCATCACCGGGCCTCTGATCGTCGGGCCGGTATTTCTCGACCAGGCCTGCGCCGAATTCCTCGAACAGAACCCGGATGTTCGCTTGCAGGTCGATCTGTCCGACAGCTATCTCGACCTGCTCGACGGGCGCTACGACCTGGCTTTGCGCATGGGCAACAGCAATCTGCCGGGGCTGATCGCCCAGCCCCTGGCGCAGAGCCGCATCGCCCTCTGCGCCAGCCCTGCCTACCTGGCGCGGCGGGGCGTGCCGCAGCACCCTCGGGAGGTCGCCGAGCATGACTGCCTGGTCTACCGCCACCCGGCGCTGGACGACCGCTGGTGGTTCGAGGTGGACGGCGAGCGTTATTCGACGCCGCGCAGCGGGCGGCTGAGCAGCGATAACCAGGCTGTGCTGCTGACCGCCTGCCTGGCTGGGCACGGGTTGCTGCCGTGTCCGCGCTGGAGTGTGCTGGAGCACTTGCGCTCGGGTCGCCTGGTGACGGTGCTGGATGACTTCTTCTTCGAGCCGGATACCTTCGGCGCGCAGATTCTCGCGGTGTACCCCAGCAACCGCCGGGCTACGCGCAGGATTCACTCGTTCATCGAACACCTGCGCGCCTTTCTGCTGCGCGGCGGCATTTTCTGA